In the genome of Coraliomargarita algicola, one region contains:
- a CDS encoding efflux RND transporter permease subunit codes for MLISDISVKRPVFASVISLILIAFGLVSFQRLSLREYPDIDPPVVTVEVSYPGAPANIVETRITKLLEERIAGIEGIEYVESSSQDGEASVTIEFAIDRDIDGAANDVRDRISGIQDNLPEEAEPPEVQKVDSNDDVIIWRNLASDRHSIEELTDYAERYLVDRYSTLDGVARIRIGGGLRYAMRVWLDRQELAARGLSVSDVEDALRAENVELPAGSLESDVRLFKARVDRKFKEPEDFGKLVLAEGDDGYLIRLADVARVELGVEENRIMFRGNEVPMVGIGTIKQSTANTIDVARQVKALTAEINKSLPEGMSIEESYDASVFIEEAIHEVYTTLFIAIGCVIVVIYLFLGSVRATLVPAVTVPVSVIATFIVVYSLGFSINLLTLLALVLAIGLVVDDAIVMLENIVRRIQELGEPPLLAAYRGARQVGFAVIATTLVLVAVFVPITFLEGDIGRLFTEFALTIAAAVCFSSLVALTLSPMLASKVLSRQTEPNFLVRGIDATIRFFRTGYLGALRFCLRVPLLVVAVFVGLLALIALVYSKVPQEFAPTEDRGVIFLLVNGPEGATFNYMEEYMTEIEQRMLPFVESGEIRRMLVRSPRSFGNLENFNSGIVIFILEDWAKRRSAFDMINDIRAKLADLPGVRAFPVIRQGLGGGTSKPVQFVLGGSTYEELAAWRDIIMEQVEANNPGLVGLDSDYKETRPQIDLSVNYDRAATLGVTIEQIGRTLETMMGGRNVTTFLQRGEEYDVIVEGERESQRSFADIENIYVRSERTGELIPLSNLVSINEYGAAETLSRYNRVRSITLEANLEDGYTLGEALGYLEGLVREHLPEEAIVDYKGQSREFVQSGSSILFIFVLGIIVVFLVMAAQFESYIHPFVIMLTVPLAIGGGLLGLFLTGGTLNIYSQIGLIMLIGLAAKNGILIVEFANQLRDEGRSFREALIEACETRFRPIAMTGLTTIAGSVPLVLSSGAGAETRSVIGIVTLFGVVAATLFTLFIVPVAYDLIARRTSSPQAVEKELNQLAVDENAMNI; via the coding sequence ATGTTAATTTCCGATATTTCTGTTAAACGTCCGGTCTTTGCTTCGGTCATTTCGCTGATTCTGATCGCCTTCGGGCTGGTCTCTTTTCAGCGACTTTCCTTACGCGAGTATCCCGATATCGATCCGCCGGTGGTCACGGTCGAGGTTTCGTATCCGGGCGCGCCGGCCAATATTGTGGAGACACGGATCACCAAGCTGCTGGAGGAGCGCATCGCCGGTATCGAGGGCATCGAGTATGTCGAGTCGAGCTCGCAGGACGGTGAAGCCAGCGTGACGATTGAATTTGCCATCGACCGCGACATCGACGGCGCGGCCAACGATGTGCGCGACCGCATCTCGGGCATTCAGGATAATTTGCCGGAAGAGGCCGAGCCGCCGGAAGTGCAAAAGGTGGATAGTAACGACGACGTGATCATTTGGCGCAATCTCGCCAGCGACCGTCACAGCATCGAGGAGTTGACCGACTACGCCGAGCGCTATCTGGTCGACCGTTACTCAACGCTCGATGGCGTGGCCCGCATCCGTATCGGCGGCGGCCTGCGCTACGCCATGCGGGTGTGGCTCGACCGTCAGGAGCTGGCGGCGCGTGGGCTCAGTGTGTCCGATGTTGAAGATGCGCTGCGCGCTGAAAATGTGGAGTTGCCCGCAGGCTCGCTGGAGTCCGATGTGCGCTTGTTCAAAGCGCGGGTGGATCGTAAATTCAAGGAGCCCGAAGACTTTGGCAAACTCGTGCTGGCTGAAGGCGATGACGGCTATTTGATTCGCCTCGCGGATGTCGCCCGTGTCGAACTCGGCGTGGAGGAAAACCGTATCATGTTTCGCGGCAATGAAGTGCCCATGGTCGGTATCGGCACGATTAAGCAGTCCACAGCCAATACCATTGATGTGGCCCGTCAGGTCAAGGCGCTCACGGCGGAAATCAACAAGAGCCTGCCCGAGGGCATGAGCATCGAGGAAAGTTACGATGCCTCGGTCTTTATCGAAGAGGCGATTCATGAAGTGTATACCACGCTCTTCATTGCGATCGGCTGTGTGATCGTGGTGATCTATCTTTTCCTTGGTAGTGTGCGGGCCACACTGGTGCCCGCGGTGACGGTTCCGGTCTCGGTCATCGCGACCTTTATCGTAGTCTATAGCCTCGGGTTTTCGATTAACTTGCTGACCTTGTTGGCGCTGGTTCTGGCTATCGGACTGGTGGTGGACGATGCGATTGTGATGTTGGAAAACATCGTGCGTCGCATCCAAGAGCTCGGCGAGCCGCCCTTGCTGGCGGCTTATCGCGGGGCCCGTCAGGTCGGCTTCGCGGTGATTGCGACCACCTTGGTCTTGGTGGCGGTCTTTGTGCCGATTACCTTTCTGGAGGGCGACATCGGACGTTTGTTTACCGAGTTTGCGCTCACGATTGCTGCGGCGGTGTGTTTTTCCTCTCTGGTGGCGCTGACGCTTTCGCCCATGCTGGCCTCCAAGGTATTGAGCCGTCAGACGGAGCCGAATTTCCTCGTGCGTGGGATTGATGCCACGATCCGTTTTTTCCGCACCGGCTATCTGGGGGCTCTGCGATTTTGCCTGCGCGTGCCATTGTTAGTGGTGGCCGTCTTTGTTGGGCTGCTCGCCTTGATTGCATTGGTCTATAGCAAGGTGCCACAGGAATTTGCGCCGACAGAAGACCGCGGTGTGATCTTCCTCTTGGTCAATGGCCCCGAAGGCGCGACCTTTAACTATATGGAAGAGTATATGACAGAGATCGAGCAACGCATGTTGCCCTTTGTCGAAAGCGGGGAGATCCGCCGCATGTTGGTGCGTTCGCCTCGCTCTTTTGGTAATCTGGAAAACTTCAATTCCGGCATCGTTATTTTCATTCTTGAAGATTGGGCGAAGCGACGCAGCGCCTTTGACATGATCAATGACATCCGTGCCAAACTTGCCGATTTACCAGGCGTGCGAGCCTTTCCTGTCATCCGTCAAGGACTCGGCGGCGGCACTTCCAAGCCGGTGCAATTTGTGCTCGGCGGATCCACCTACGAAGAACTAGCTGCCTGGCGCGATATCATCATGGAGCAAGTCGAGGCCAACAACCCCGGTCTGGTGGGGCTGGACAGCGACTACAAAGAGACCCGTCCGCAGATCGACCTATCGGTTAACTACGACCGAGCCGCGACACTCGGGGTGACCATCGAGCAGATCGGCCGCACCCTCGAAACCATGATGGGTGGGCGCAACGTGACGACCTTCCTGCAGCGCGGCGAGGAATACGATGTGATCGTCGAAGGAGAGCGGGAGAGCCAGCGTTCTTTCGCCGATATCGAAAACATCTACGTGCGCAGTGAACGCACCGGCGAATTGATCCCTTTGTCGAATCTCGTATCCATTAATGAATACGGAGCCGCGGAGACACTCTCACGCTACAATCGCGTGCGCTCCATCACACTGGAGGCGAATCTGGAAGACGGCTACACACTCGGCGAGGCGCTGGGCTATCTGGAAGGCCTAGTTCGCGAGCACTTGCCCGAAGAGGCGATTGTCGACTACAAGGGGCAGAGTCGCGAATTCGTACAATCCGGCAGTTCGATTCTGTTTATCTTCGTCCTCGGGATCATCGTGGTTTTCCTCGTCATGGCTGCGCAATTTGAGAGCTACATTCACCCATTTGTCATTATGCTGACCGTGCCACTCGCGATTGGTGGCGGTCTCTTGGGCTTGTTCCTGACCGGGGGCACTTTAAATATCTATTCGCAGATCGGGCTCATTATGTTGATCGGTCTGGCCGCGAAGAACGGTATCCTAATTGTTGAATTTGCCAATCAGTTACGCGACGAAGGCCGCTCCTTCCGCGAGGCGCTGATTGAGGCTTGTGAAACACGCTTCCGTCCCATTGCCATGACCGGATTGACGACGATCGCCGGATCGGTCCCGCTGGTTTTGAGCAGCGGAGCCGGAGCCGAAACACGCTCCGTCATCGGTATCGTCACACTCTTCGGCGTGGTGGCCGCGACCTTGTTCACGCTCTTCATTGTGCCCGTCGCTTATGACTTGATCGCCCGCCGCACCAGCTCACCACAAGCCGTGGAGAAAGAACTCAATCAGCTCGCTGTCGATGAGAACGCGATGAATATTTAA
- a CDS encoding efflux RND transporter periplasmic adaptor subunit: protein MNLLKFMRPQLYLLAAALLATAQSSTAQTAVKVFATRAAEKAIFDEVEALGTLRANESINLTSTVTEYVTAINFDDNQRVKKGRVLLEMDAAEEEAELAEVMSLLEESQRQVERLKPLVERGAASESAIDEKRREVEAARARAQAIQSRINQRRIVAPFDGVVGLRNLSVGALMQPGTLITTLDDDSVMKLDFSVPSVFLSTLKPGLQIQARARAYPERLFEGTVASVDSRIDPVTRAVLARALIENSNQTLKPGMLMRVTLRKDPRVAIVLPEGALVSQAEKVYVYRVIESDGAQKVERRAVEIGARRKGEAEILSGIEIGDWIVTDGTMKLRPGAMVEVIAEESGSETLSEKLGQAKPKL, encoded by the coding sequence ATGAACCTTCTCAAATTTATGCGACCCCAACTCTACCTGCTGGCCGCTGCGCTGCTGGCGACTGCCCAATCTTCGACTGCGCAGACCGCGGTCAAAGTCTTTGCCACCCGGGCAGCGGAAAAAGCAATCTTCGATGAAGTCGAGGCGCTCGGCACGCTGCGCGCGAACGAAAGCATCAATCTCACCTCCACCGTCACGGAGTATGTCACGGCGATCAACTTCGACGACAACCAGCGCGTGAAAAAGGGGCGTGTGCTCCTGGAAATGGATGCGGCGGAAGAAGAGGCTGAACTGGCGGAAGTCATGTCCTTGTTGGAAGAATCGCAGCGTCAGGTGGAGCGTCTGAAGCCCTTGGTCGAGCGAGGGGCTGCCAGCGAATCCGCGATCGATGAAAAGCGTCGCGAAGTCGAAGCGGCCAGGGCCCGCGCACAGGCCATACAGTCGCGTATCAACCAGCGCCGAATTGTTGCGCCCTTTGATGGCGTGGTGGGCCTGCGTAATCTCTCGGTCGGTGCCCTCATGCAACCCGGCACCCTGATCACGACCTTGGATGACGACTCCGTGATGAAGCTCGATTTCTCCGTGCCTTCGGTCTTCTTATCGACTCTGAAACCGGGACTACAAATTCAGGCCCGGGCGCGCGCTTATCCGGAGCGACTTTTTGAAGGAACGGTGGCTAGCGTGGACAGTCGGATCGATCCAGTGACGCGGGCTGTGTTGGCACGTGCTTTGATTGAGAACAGCAACCAGACGCTTAAGCCCGGCATGCTCATGCGGGTGACCTTGCGCAAAGATCCGCGTGTTGCGATCGTCTTGCCTGAAGGTGCCTTGGTGTCGCAAGCTGAGAAGGTCTATGTGTATCGCGTGATCGAGTCAGACGGCGCGCAGAAGGTCGAGCGTCGTGCGGTTGAAATCGGTGCCCGCCGCAAAGGAGAAGCTGAAATTTTGTCCGGTATCGAGATCGGCGATTGGATCGTGACCGATGGCACCATGAAATTACGCCCGGGGGCGATGGTCGAAGTCATTGCCGAAGAAAGCGGGAGTGAAACACTGAGCGAGAAGCTTGGGCAAGCCAAACCGAAGCTCTAA